A portion of the Burkholderia pseudomultivorans genome contains these proteins:
- a CDS encoding glycosyltransferase family 4 protein — protein MRIAQIAPLYEAVPPKLYGGTERVVSYLTEALVDLGHDVTLFASGDSVTSARLEAAWPRALRLDPSIRDSMAPHMRLIEQVARVAHEYDVLHFHLDYLPFPLMSRLDVPYVTTLHGRLDLPELQPVFDAFPDAPVVSISNNQRKPLPQAAWAGTVYHGLPDTLLTPRKDVKPEYLAFLGRICPEKRVDTAIRIAAQSGLPLKIAAKVDKADADYFKEVIEPLLGQAHVEFIGEINEAQKPEFLSGAKALLFPIDWPEPFGLVMIEAMACGTPVVAFNRGSVPEVIEDGVTGFIVEDVQGAVGALHRIDSLSRDAIRGRFETRFSSKAMAQRYVETYESLCATSRQPALRRVAGA, from the coding sequence ATGCGCATTGCCCAGATCGCGCCGCTCTACGAAGCCGTCCCGCCGAAACTCTACGGCGGCACCGAACGCGTCGTGTCCTACCTCACCGAGGCGCTCGTCGACCTCGGCCACGACGTGACGCTGTTCGCCAGCGGCGACTCGGTCACCTCGGCCCGCCTCGAGGCGGCCTGGCCGCGCGCGCTGCGCCTCGACCCGTCGATCCGCGATTCGATGGCGCCCCATATGCGCCTGATCGAACAGGTGGCGCGCGTCGCCCACGAGTACGACGTGCTGCACTTCCACCTCGACTACCTGCCGTTCCCGCTGATGTCGCGCCTCGACGTGCCGTACGTGACGACGCTGCACGGCCGCCTCGACCTGCCCGAGCTGCAGCCGGTGTTCGACGCGTTCCCCGACGCGCCGGTCGTGTCGATCTCGAACAACCAGCGCAAGCCGCTGCCGCAGGCCGCGTGGGCCGGCACCGTCTATCACGGGCTGCCCGACACGCTGCTCACGCCGCGCAAGGACGTGAAGCCCGAATATCTCGCGTTCCTCGGCCGGATCTGCCCCGAAAAGCGCGTCGATACCGCGATCCGGATCGCCGCGCAAAGCGGGCTGCCGCTGAAGATCGCCGCGAAGGTCGACAAGGCCGACGCCGACTACTTCAAGGAAGTGATCGAGCCGCTGCTCGGCCAGGCGCACGTCGAATTCATCGGCGAGATCAACGAGGCGCAGAAGCCCGAATTCCTGTCCGGGGCGAAGGCGCTGCTGTTCCCGATCGACTGGCCGGAGCCGTTCGGCCTGGTGATGATCGAGGCGATGGCCTGCGGCACGCCGGTCGTCGCGTTCAACCGCGGCTCGGTGCCGGAGGTGATCGAGGACGGCGTGACGGGCTTCATCGTCGAGGACGTGCAGGGTGCGGTCGGCGCGCTGCACCGGATCGACAGCCTGTCGCGCGACGCGATTCGCGGCCGTTTCGAGACGCGTTTCAGCTCGAAGGCGATGGCGCAGCGCTATGTCGAAACCTACGAATCGCTTTGCGCGACGAGCCGGCAACCGGCACTGCGCCGGGTTGCCGGTGCCTGA
- the flhC gene encoding flagellar transcriptional regulator FlhC, translating into MASKSVVIEVKEITLAIELIELGARLQLLEAETSLSRDRLIKLYKELKGVSPPKGMLPFSTDWFMTWQPNIHSSLFYNIYRFMQDHGRCEPIQAIVKAYRLYLEHVSLSGDEAALSLTRAWTLVRFFDSGMLQMTPCTRCGGHFVAHAHDPHQGFVCGLCQPPSRAGKTRKAAAARAELAAAAA; encoded by the coding sequence ATGGCAAGCAAAAGCGTCGTGATCGAGGTGAAGGAAATCACCCTCGCCATCGAACTGATCGAACTGGGCGCCCGGCTGCAATTGCTGGAGGCGGAGACGAGCCTGTCGCGGGATCGTCTGATCAAGCTGTACAAGGAACTGAAGGGCGTCTCGCCGCCGAAGGGGATGCTGCCGTTCTCGACCGACTGGTTCATGACGTGGCAGCCGAACATCCACTCGTCGCTGTTCTACAACATCTACCGGTTCATGCAGGACCACGGCCGCTGCGAGCCGATCCAGGCGATCGTGAAGGCCTACCGCCTCTATCTGGAACACGTGTCGCTGTCCGGCGACGAGGCCGCGCTGAGCCTCACGCGCGCCTGGACGCTGGTGCGCTTCTTCGATTCGGGGATGCTGCAGATGACGCCGTGCACGCGTTGCGGCGGCCATTTCGTCGCGCATGCGCATGATCCGCATCAAGGTTTCGTCTGCGGCCTGTGCCAGCCGCCGTCGCGCGCGGGCAAGACCCGCAAGGCCGCCGCCGCCCGCGCGGAACTGGCCGCCGCTGCCGCCTGA
- a CDS encoding H-NS histone family protein, translating to MSQYAKLKAQIADLQAQADEVRRQEVAAVIADVQRMIAEYGLTAQDLGFAERARRGRPPKKAPLPPKYRDPKTGATWSGRGKPPNWIAGKNRDRFLME from the coding sequence ATGTCTCAATACGCGAAACTCAAGGCGCAGATCGCAGATTTGCAGGCTCAGGCGGACGAGGTGCGTCGTCAGGAAGTGGCGGCCGTCATCGCGGACGTCCAGCGCATGATTGCCGAATACGGGTTGACGGCCCAGGACCTGGGATTCGCGGAACGAGCGCGACGCGGCCGCCCGCCGAAAAAGGCGCCGCTGCCGCCGAAATATCGCGATCCGAAGACGGGCGCGACATGGAGTGGCCGCGGCAAGCCGCCGAATTGGATCGCCGGCAAAAACCGCGATCGTTTCCTGATGGAATGA
- a CDS encoding Cof-type HAD-IIB family hydrolase, whose protein sequence is MYKVIATDLDGTLLNSDHQLDPYTIETVRRLDRDGLQFVIATGRHYADVAGIRDVLGIRPYLITSNGARVHAPDDTTIHAQDIDPAIVRGLVQPEVAGAHGRVIVNLFTDQGWLIDRDAPHLLEFHQDSGFRYDVIDMAAHDGADIAKVLYIGDPADLAVVAEQMQVRYGDALYVTYSLPDCLEVMTANVSKGRALRAVLGRLGVDAGHCIAFGDNMNDIDLLETAGHAFMMNNANPDLIARLPHIPRIGNNFDAGVARHLRTLFSLEDKVAAS, encoded by the coding sequence ATGTACAAAGTCATCGCCACCGATCTCGACGGCACCCTGCTCAACAGCGATCACCAGCTCGATCCGTACACGATCGAGACTGTCCGCCGGCTCGACCGCGACGGCCTGCAGTTCGTGATCGCGACCGGGCGTCACTACGCGGACGTCGCGGGCATCCGCGACGTGCTCGGCATCCGGCCGTACCTGATCACGTCGAACGGCGCGCGTGTGCATGCGCCCGACGACACGACGATTCACGCGCAGGACATCGACCCGGCGATCGTCCGCGGCCTCGTGCAGCCGGAAGTCGCCGGCGCGCACGGCCGCGTGATCGTCAACCTGTTCACCGACCAGGGCTGGCTGATCGACCGCGACGCGCCGCACCTGCTCGAATTCCACCAGGACTCGGGTTTCCGGTACGACGTGATCGACATGGCCGCGCACGACGGCGCCGATATCGCGAAGGTGCTGTACATCGGCGATCCGGCCGATCTGGCGGTGGTCGCCGAGCAGATGCAGGTGCGCTACGGCGATGCGCTGTACGTCACGTACTCGCTGCCCGACTGCCTCGAGGTGATGACCGCGAACGTGTCGAAGGGGCGTGCGCTGCGCGCGGTGCTCGGGCGGCTCGGCGTCGATGCCGGCCACTGCATCGCGTTCGGCGACAACATGAACGACATCGACCTGCTCGAAACCGCCGGTCACGCGTTCATGATGAACAACGCGAACCCCGACCTGATCGCGCGCCTGCCGCATATCCCGCGCATCGGCAACAACTTCGACGCGGGCGTCGCGCGGCACCTGCGCACGCTGTTCTCGCTCGAGGACAAGGTCGCCGCGTCCTGA
- the aqpZ gene encoding aquaporin Z: MNLSQRLAAEVFGTFWLVLGGCGSAVLAAAFPGLGIGFAGVALAFGLTVLTMAFAIGHISGCHLNPAVSVGLTVAGRFPARDLAPYIVAQVVGATLGAFVLYLIATGKPGFDVVGSGFATNGFGERSPGHYSLGASFICEVVMTGFFLFVILGATDKRGVPAGFAPIAIGLCLTLIHLISIPVTNTSVNPARSTGPALFVGGDAIGQLWLFWVAPLIGAALAGIIYPLVAGRDDAVDLLPASARTSE; the protein is encoded by the coding sequence ATGAATCTTTCTCAGCGGCTCGCTGCAGAGGTATTCGGCACGTTCTGGCTGGTGCTCGGCGGGTGCGGCAGCGCCGTGCTGGCCGCCGCCTTCCCGGGCCTCGGCATCGGCTTTGCCGGCGTCGCGCTGGCCTTCGGCCTGACCGTGCTGACAATGGCGTTCGCGATCGGCCATATTTCCGGATGCCACCTGAACCCGGCCGTGAGCGTCGGCCTGACGGTCGCCGGCCGCTTCCCGGCTCGCGACCTCGCGCCGTACATCGTCGCGCAGGTCGTCGGCGCGACGCTCGGCGCCTTCGTGCTGTACCTGATCGCAACCGGCAAGCCGGGCTTCGACGTCGTCGGCAGCGGCTTTGCGACGAACGGCTTCGGCGAACGCTCGCCGGGCCACTACTCGCTCGGCGCATCGTTCATCTGCGAAGTCGTGATGACGGGCTTCTTCCTGTTCGTGATCCTCGGCGCGACCGACAAGCGCGGCGTGCCGGCCGGCTTCGCGCCGATCGCGATCGGGCTGTGCCTGACGCTGATTCACCTGATCTCGATCCCGGTCACCAACACGTCGGTGAACCCGGCGCGCTCGACCGGCCCGGCGCTGTTCGTCGGCGGCGATGCGATCGGCCAGCTCTGGCTGTTCTGGGTGGCGCCGCTGATCGGCGCGGCTCTGGCCGGGATCATCTACCCGCTGGTCGCGGGGCGTGACGACGCCGTCGACCTGCTGCCGGCATCCGCTCGCACAAGCGAATAA
- the flhD gene encoding flagellar transcriptional regulator FlhD — MSATSEMLGEIKEVNLSYLLLAQRLLREDKAMGMFRMGISQELADVLSNLTLAQTVKLAASNQMLCRFRFDDHALLSSLADKGRSDVVTHAHSAILMAGQPVESVR; from the coding sequence ATGAGCGCGACCAGCGAAATGCTCGGTGAGATCAAAGAGGTCAATCTGTCGTACCTGCTCCTCGCACAGCGCCTGCTGCGCGAAGACAAGGCGATGGGGATGTTCCGCATGGGCATCTCGCAGGAGCTCGCCGACGTATTGTCGAACCTCACGCTCGCGCAGACCGTGAAGCTCGCCGCATCGAACCAGATGCTGTGCCGCTTCCGCTTCGACGATCACGCGCTGCTGTCGTCGCTCGCCGACAAAGGGCGCAGCGACGTCGTCACGCACGCGCACTCGGCCATCCTGATGGCCGGCCAGCCGGTCGAAAGCGTCCGCTGA
- a CDS encoding DNA-3-methyladenine glycosylase I: protein MSQRCNWVKTEADAHYHDTEWGVPSHDDRHLFEMLILEGAQAGLSWSTILNKRAGYREAFADFDVDAVARFTPKRIEKLLEDPGIVRNRAKVEAAVVNARAVQRIRDEHGSFAQFLWSFVDHTPIQNAWQSYRDAPASTERSDALSKALKAYGCKFVGSTICYALMQATGMVNDHEAGCPCHAQCAALAGKQPARRRKAG from the coding sequence ATGTCGCAGCGATGCAACTGGGTAAAAACGGAAGCGGACGCTCACTATCACGATACCGAGTGGGGCGTGCCGTCGCACGACGACCGTCACCTGTTCGAAATGCTGATCCTCGAAGGCGCGCAGGCCGGGCTGTCGTGGTCGACGATCCTGAACAAGCGCGCCGGCTACCGCGAGGCCTTCGCCGATTTCGACGTCGACGCCGTCGCGCGCTTCACGCCGAAGCGCATCGAGAAGCTGCTGGAGGATCCGGGCATCGTGCGCAACCGCGCGAAGGTGGAAGCCGCGGTCGTCAATGCGCGCGCCGTGCAGCGGATCCGCGACGAACACGGATCGTTCGCGCAATTCCTGTGGTCGTTCGTCGATCACACGCCGATCCAGAATGCATGGCAGTCGTATCGCGACGCACCCGCGTCGACCGAGCGCTCCGACGCGCTCAGCAAGGCGCTGAAGGCGTACGGCTGCAAGTTCGTCGGCTCGACGATCTGCTATGCGCTGATGCAGGCGACCGGCATGGTCAACGATCACGAGGCGGGCTGCCCGTGCCACGCGCAATGCGCGGCGCTCGCCGGCAAGCAGCCGGCGCGGCGGCGCAAGGCCGGGTGA
- a CDS encoding TonB-dependent siderophore receptor, whose translation MTARLVHPPFRPRQLAAALACLAASLAHADDTPADSTTLPPLNITAAHDSPQHLTDEISTGALGTRRQLDTPFSTTIVTSEELEARQPYKLGDVFANDASVSDNSGAYSAWASYMTVRGMQLDWQNGYKIDGLPFISYGITMPYEQLERVELLKGLGGFLYGFVTPGGVVNYVTKQPTAEPVRSVDVGYRSTGVWSEHVDLGQRFGPDNMFGARLNATHEEGKTYNDGNLRRDTVSLALQANLTRDLSVTFGALYQERRASGQTPSLFVGGYPGGALPATISGGTTNLGGKDQYLNTNLQLYTAGLQYQLAPDWQLDVAYSYSKSRRDRNESTLSLENAAGDYSDSRYVGMEDNRFSQWRAMVEGKVRTGPFSHQIVLGASWQKQTNDYSANSVYVPLGTGNLYSPNPYRYASPHGFVQYRTSEITQKSLFASDTVQLTERWSVLAGVRYMNYEQRSFEPSGAEDPGYSQNGVVTPTFAVMVKLAPTTTAYASYAESLEPGSRVGDVYANAGEVLKPLRSKQYELGIKSEHARWSATAALFRIERSAEYANAENVYVQDGKSMIQGLEVGARAKFGARWTAGVDAMVLDTWYANGIGNNGNRVAGAPRFVFAGDLGYAVPGVPGLTLGVDAKFTGATPLRAAGGLDAPGFLVVNAGARYQTRIGRHNLTLRASIDNVLNRRYWEYQYADYVKPGDPRTVSVSAKVDF comes from the coding sequence ATGACCGCCCGTCTCGTCCACCCTCCGTTCCGTCCGCGCCAGCTGGCCGCGGCCCTCGCCTGTCTCGCCGCGTCGCTCGCCCACGCGGACGACACGCCCGCCGATTCGACCACGCTGCCGCCCCTGAACATCACGGCCGCGCACGACTCGCCGCAGCACCTGACCGACGAGATCTCGACCGGCGCGCTCGGCACGCGCCGCCAGCTCGACACGCCGTTCTCGACGACGATCGTCACGTCGGAAGAACTCGAGGCGCGCCAGCCATACAAGCTCGGCGACGTGTTCGCGAACGACGCATCCGTCTCCGACAACAGCGGCGCGTACAGCGCGTGGGCCAGCTACATGACCGTGCGCGGCATGCAGCTCGACTGGCAGAACGGCTACAAGATCGACGGGCTGCCGTTCATCTCGTACGGCATCACGATGCCTTACGAGCAGCTCGAACGCGTCGAGCTGCTGAAAGGGCTCGGCGGTTTTCTGTATGGCTTCGTGACGCCCGGCGGCGTCGTCAACTACGTGACGAAGCAGCCGACGGCCGAACCGGTGCGCAGCGTCGACGTCGGCTATCGCAGCACCGGCGTGTGGAGCGAGCACGTCGATCTCGGCCAGCGCTTCGGGCCGGACAACATGTTCGGCGCGCGCCTCAACGCGACGCATGAAGAAGGCAAGACGTACAACGACGGCAACCTCCGTCGCGACACCGTGTCGCTCGCGCTGCAGGCGAACCTCACGCGCGACCTGTCGGTGACGTTCGGCGCGCTGTACCAGGAGCGCCGCGCGTCCGGCCAGACGCCGTCGCTGTTCGTCGGCGGCTATCCGGGCGGCGCGCTGCCCGCGACGATCAGCGGCGGCACGACGAACCTCGGCGGCAAGGACCAGTACCTGAACACGAACCTGCAGCTCTACACGGCCGGCCTGCAGTACCAGCTCGCGCCGGACTGGCAGCTCGACGTCGCGTACAGCTACAGCAAGTCGAGACGCGACCGCAACGAAAGCACGCTGTCGCTGGAGAATGCGGCCGGCGACTACTCGGACAGCCGCTACGTCGGGATGGAGGACAACCGCTTCAGCCAGTGGCGCGCGATGGTCGAGGGCAAGGTGCGCACCGGTCCGTTCAGCCACCAGATCGTGCTCGGCGCGTCGTGGCAGAAGCAGACCAACGACTATTCGGCGAACAGCGTGTACGTGCCGCTCGGCACCGGCAATCTCTATTCGCCGAATCCGTACCGCTACGCGAGCCCGCACGGCTTCGTCCAGTACCGCACGAGCGAGATCACGCAGAAATCGCTGTTCGCGAGCGACACCGTGCAGCTCACCGAGCGCTGGTCGGTGCTCGCGGGGGTGCGCTACATGAACTACGAACAGCGCTCGTTCGAGCCGAGCGGCGCGGAGGATCCCGGCTACAGCCAGAACGGCGTCGTGACGCCGACCTTCGCGGTGATGGTCAAGCTCGCGCCGACGACGACCGCCTATGCCAGCTACGCCGAATCGCTCGAGCCCGGCAGCCGCGTCGGCGACGTCTACGCGAACGCCGGTGAAGTGCTCAAACCCCTGCGCAGCAAGCAGTACGAACTCGGGATCAAGAGCGAGCACGCGCGCTGGAGCGCGACGGCCGCGCTGTTCCGCATCGAGCGCAGCGCCGAGTACGCGAATGCCGAGAACGTCTACGTGCAGGACGGCAAATCGATGATCCAGGGGCTCGAAGTCGGCGCGCGTGCGAAATTCGGCGCGCGCTGGACCGCGGGCGTCGACGCGATGGTGCTCGACACGTGGTATGCGAACGGGATCGGCAACAACGGCAACCGCGTCGCGGGCGCGCCGCGCTTCGTGTTCGCGGGCGACCTCGGCTATGCGGTGCCGGGCGTGCCAGGCCTGACGCTCGGCGTCGACGCGAAATTCACGGGCGCGACACCGCTGCGCGCGGCGGGCGGCCTCGATGCGCCGGGCTTTCTCGTCGTCAACGCCGGCGCACGCTACCAGACGCGTATCGGCCGCCACAACCTGACGCTGCGCGCGTCGATCGACAACGTGCTGAACCGCCGGTACTGGGAATATCAGTACGCCGACTACGTGAAGCCGGGCGATCCGCGCACGGTGAGCGTGAGCGCGAAGGTCGATTTCTGA
- a CDS encoding BadF/BadG/BcrA/BcrD ATPase family protein → MTALLFAIGIDGGGTGTRAVLADRHGRELAQGRGGPSGLGLGIERAWASIGAACADAFTHAGLAFDWSQCALGCGLAGVNNAAWLAAFRAQAPLAALAIESDAYTTVVGGHGGAPGLIVALGTGSIAAALDAGGVCRIAGGFGFPSGDEASGAWLGMRALAYAQQALDGRVPRDAFAQALLAETGAQDRDALVQWSCDANQTIYARLAPLVFAHRSHPVAGALIAQAGEEIGKMIDALDPEGALPVALCGGLAEPLAPAVPARHVARLRAPLEDSAHGALRLALQALRAAEGG, encoded by the coding sequence ATGACGGCATTACTTTTTGCGATCGGCATCGACGGCGGCGGCACCGGCACGCGCGCGGTGCTGGCCGATCGGCACGGGCGCGAACTCGCGCAGGGGCGCGGCGGCCCGTCGGGGCTCGGCCTCGGCATCGAGCGCGCGTGGGCGTCGATCGGCGCGGCCTGCGCGGACGCGTTCACGCACGCGGGACTCGCGTTCGACTGGTCGCAGTGCGCGCTCGGCTGCGGGCTTGCCGGCGTCAACAATGCGGCGTGGCTGGCCGCGTTCCGCGCGCAGGCGCCGCTCGCCGCACTCGCGATCGAAAGCGATGCGTATACGACGGTCGTCGGCGGGCATGGCGGCGCGCCGGGGCTGATCGTCGCGCTCGGCACCGGCAGCATCGCGGCGGCGCTCGACGCGGGCGGCGTCTGCCGGATCGCGGGCGGCTTCGGCTTCCCGTCCGGCGACGAGGCGAGCGGCGCATGGCTCGGCATGCGCGCGCTCGCCTACGCGCAGCAGGCGCTCGACGGGCGCGTACCGCGCGACGCGTTTGCGCAGGCGCTGCTCGCCGAAACGGGCGCGCAGGATCGCGACGCGCTGGTCCAGTGGTCGTGCGACGCGAACCAGACGATCTACGCGCGCCTCGCGCCGCTCGTGTTCGCGCATCGTTCGCATCCCGTCGCGGGCGCGCTGATCGCGCAGGCCGGCGAGGAGATCGGCAAGATGATCGATGCGCTCGATCCGGAAGGTGCGCTGCCGGTCGCGCTGTGCGGCGGGCTGGCCGAGCCGTTGGCGCCGGCCGTGCCGGCGCGTCACGTCGCGCGGTTGCGCGCGCCGCTGGAGGACTCCGCGCACGGCGCGTTGCGGCTCGCGCTGCAGGCGTTGCGGGCGGCGGAGGGAGGTTGA
- a CDS encoding PepSY-associated TM helix domain-containing protein, which yields MKAFVRPLFVRLHRWFGLATALFLFVAGLTGAVIAWDHELDAALNPDFYVAHSGAKPLDPLALADRIEAADPRVQVSYLPLAVEPGHTLQAGVMPRVDPATGQPHPLDFNQIAVDPATGAVQGRREWGALSLARLDLMPFLYRLHYSLFLPVYGGVNFGFWVMGVVGIVWAVDSLIALVLAFPNLKSWRKSFAFRVRRGGYPLVFDLHRSGGVWVWGLLLVVAVTSISMNLGNPVVRPLVSLFSPLAETPYTNPEHFPPAPPGSKVLPRARIVELARSAGRAAGIAAPPGALLFAPAMNVYAVGFFAPGNDHGDVGLGNAWLYWDAVTGQPVAAQVPGRGSAGDLFMQAQFPLHSGRIAGVAGRIAVSVLGIVIAMLSVTGICIWVKKRSARVRAGRSARPGVPGASRAVR from the coding sequence ATGAAGGCGTTCGTGCGACCGCTATTCGTCCGCCTGCACCGCTGGTTCGGCCTCGCCACCGCGTTGTTTCTGTTCGTCGCCGGGCTGACCGGTGCCGTGATTGCGTGGGATCACGAACTCGATGCCGCGCTGAATCCGGATTTCTATGTCGCGCACAGCGGCGCGAAGCCGCTCGATCCGCTCGCGCTCGCGGATCGCATCGAAGCCGCCGACCCGCGCGTGCAGGTGAGCTACCTGCCGCTCGCCGTTGAGCCGGGGCATACGCTGCAGGCGGGCGTGATGCCGCGCGTCGATCCCGCGACCGGCCAGCCGCATCCGCTCGATTTCAACCAGATCGCGGTCGATCCGGCGACGGGCGCCGTACAGGGGCGACGCGAGTGGGGCGCGCTGTCGCTGGCGCGACTCGACCTGATGCCGTTCCTCTACCGGCTGCATTACTCGCTGTTCCTGCCCGTGTACGGCGGCGTGAACTTCGGGTTCTGGGTAATGGGCGTCGTCGGCATCGTGTGGGCGGTCGACAGCCTGATCGCGCTGGTGCTCGCGTTTCCGAACCTGAAAAGCTGGCGCAAGTCGTTCGCGTTTCGCGTGCGGCGCGGCGGCTATCCGCTGGTGTTCGACCTGCATCGCTCGGGCGGTGTGTGGGTGTGGGGGCTGCTGCTGGTCGTCGCGGTCACGTCGATCTCGATGAACCTCGGCAATCCGGTCGTGCGCCCGCTCGTGTCGCTGTTTTCGCCGCTGGCCGAGACGCCTTACACCAATCCGGAGCATTTCCCGCCTGCGCCGCCGGGCAGCAAGGTGCTGCCGCGCGCGCGGATCGTCGAACTCGCGCGCTCGGCCGGACGTGCGGCGGGGATCGCGGCGCCGCCCGGCGCGCTGCTGTTCGCGCCGGCGATGAATGTCTATGCGGTCGGGTTCTTCGCGCCCGGCAACGACCACGGCGATGTCGGGCTCGGCAACGCGTGGCTCTACTGGGACGCGGTGACCGGGCAGCCCGTCGCCGCGCAGGTGCCGGGCCGCGGATCGGCCGGCGACCTGTTCATGCAGGCGCAGTTTCCGTTGCATTCCGGGCGGATCGCCGGCGTCGCGGGCCGCATCGCGGTGAGCGTGCTCGGGATCGTCATCGCGATGCTGAGCGTGACGGGCATCTGCATCTGGGTAAAAAAACGCAGTGCACGCGTGCGAGCCGGCCGGAGCGCGCGGCCGGGCGTGCCGGGCGCATCCCGGGCCGTGCGGTGA
- the motA gene encoding flagellar motor stator protein MotA — MLIIVGTLVTLLSVFGGYALAGGHLGALVQPLEILMIAGAGVGAFILGNGIKTIKATLRVLPTLFKGSKYTKDVYMELMALLYVLLAKARKEGTLTLEADIDDPDKSPIFTQYPKILADRHIVEFLTDYLRLMVGGNMNAFEIESLMDEEIETHHVEGEGPAHALMRVGDAMPAFGIVAAVMGVVHTMASADKPPAVLGAMIAQALVGTFLGILLSYGLIGPLASLAEQRVAESTKMFQCIKVTILASLNGYAPAIAVEFGRKVLFSTERPSFAELEEHVRRVKAK; from the coding sequence GTGCTGATTATCGTAGGAACACTCGTGACGCTGTTGTCCGTCTTCGGCGGTTATGCGCTGGCAGGCGGGCATCTGGGCGCGCTGGTCCAGCCCCTCGAGATCCTGATGATCGCGGGCGCCGGCGTCGGCGCATTCATCCTCGGCAACGGCATCAAGACCATCAAGGCGACGCTGCGCGTGCTGCCGACGCTGTTCAAGGGCTCGAAATACACGAAGGACGTGTACATGGAGCTGATGGCGCTGCTGTACGTGCTGCTCGCGAAGGCGCGCAAGGAAGGCACGCTGACGCTCGAGGCCGACATCGACGATCCGGACAAGAGCCCGATCTTCACGCAATACCCGAAGATCCTCGCCGACCGCCACATCGTCGAGTTCCTGACCGACTACCTGCGGCTGATGGTCGGCGGCAACATGAACGCGTTCGAGATCGAGAGCCTGATGGACGAGGAGATCGAGACGCACCACGTGGAAGGCGAGGGCCCCGCGCACGCGCTGATGCGCGTCGGCGACGCGATGCCGGCGTTCGGCATCGTCGCGGCGGTGATGGGCGTGGTCCACACGATGGCGTCGGCCGACAAGCCGCCCGCGGTGCTCGGCGCGATGATCGCGCAGGCGCTGGTCGGCACCTTCCTCGGGATCCTGCTGTCGTACGGGCTGATCGGCCCGCTCGCGAGCCTCGCCGAGCAGCGCGTGGCCGAGTCGACCAAGATGTTCCAGTGCATCAAGGTGACGATCCTCGCGAGCCTGAACGGCTACGCGCCGGCGATCGCGGTCGAGTTCGGCCGCAAGGTGCTGTTCTCGACCGAGCGGCCGTCGTTCGCCGAGCTCGAAGAGCACGTGCGCCGCGTGAAGGCGAAGTGA